The following are from one region of the Streptomyces rubrogriseus genome:
- the dusB gene encoding tRNA dihydrouridine synthase DusB, which produces MSTLTTSAPHATAAPLRIGPHTVAPPVVLAPMAGITNAPFRTLCREFSGGKGLFVSEMITTRALVERNEKTMQLIHFDATETPRSIQLYGVDPVTVGKAVRMIAEEDLADHIDLNFGCPVPKVTRKGGGSALPYKRNLLRAIVREAVTGAGDLPVTMKMRKGLDDDHLTYLDAGRIAVEEGVTAIALHGRTTAQHYGGTADWDAIARLKEHVPEIPVLGNGDIWSAEDALRMVRETGCDGVVVGRGCLGRPWLFADLVAAFEGRTDSFVRPTLREVADVMVRHATLLGEWIGDEARGVIDFRKHVAWYLKGFAVGSEMRKRLAITSSLEALRTGLDELDLDQPWPAGTDGPRGRTSGNNRVVLPDGWLKDPYDCAGVGADAELDTSGG; this is translated from the coding sequence ATGTCCACGCTCACCACGTCCGCCCCCCACGCCACCGCCGCGCCGCTGAGGATCGGCCCGCACACCGTCGCGCCGCCGGTGGTGCTGGCGCCGATGGCCGGGATCACCAACGCGCCGTTCCGCACGCTGTGCCGTGAGTTCAGCGGGGGCAAGGGCCTGTTCGTGAGCGAGATGATCACCACCCGGGCGCTGGTCGAGCGCAACGAGAAGACCATGCAGCTGATCCACTTCGACGCGACGGAGACCCCGCGCTCGATCCAGTTGTACGGCGTCGACCCGGTGACCGTCGGCAAGGCCGTCCGCATGATCGCGGAGGAGGACCTGGCCGACCACATCGACCTGAACTTCGGCTGCCCGGTGCCCAAGGTGACCCGCAAGGGCGGCGGCTCGGCACTGCCGTACAAGCGGAACCTGCTGCGGGCCATCGTCCGCGAGGCCGTCACCGGCGCCGGTGACCTGCCCGTCACGATGAAGATGCGCAAGGGCCTCGACGACGACCACCTCACCTACCTCGACGCCGGCCGGATCGCCGTCGAGGAGGGCGTCACCGCCATCGCCCTGCACGGCCGCACCACCGCCCAGCACTACGGCGGCACCGCCGACTGGGACGCCATCGCCCGCCTCAAGGAGCACGTCCCGGAGATCCCGGTCCTCGGCAACGGCGACATCTGGTCCGCCGAGGACGCGCTGCGCATGGTGCGGGAGACCGGCTGCGACGGCGTCGTCGTCGGACGCGGCTGCCTCGGACGGCCGTGGCTCTTCGCCGACCTGGTCGCCGCCTTCGAGGGCCGCACCGACTCGTTCGTGCGGCCGACCCTGCGCGAGGTCGCCGACGTGATGGTGCGGCACGCGACCTTGCTCGGGGAGTGGATCGGCGACGAAGCGCGCGGCGTCATCGACTTCCGCAAGCACGTCGCCTGGTACCTCAAGGGTTTCGCCGTCGGCTCCGAGATGCGCAAGCGGCTCGCGATCACCTCCTCCCTGGAGGCCCTGCGCACCGGGCTCGACGAACTCGACCTCGACCAGCCCTGGCCCGCCGGCACCGACGGCCCCCGCGGCCGCACCTCCGGCAACAACCGGGTGGTCCTGCCCGACGGCTGGCTCAAGGACCCGTACGACTGCGCGGGCGTCGGCGCGGACGCCGAGCTGGACACCTCCGGCGGCTGA
- a CDS encoding MFS transporter, whose translation MPELTHRRRMLVLAICCMSLLIVSIDNTILNVALPSMQRDLHASTSGLQWAIDAYTLVLAALLMLAGSTADRIGRKRVFMTGLVIFTLGSLLCSLAPDLSSLIVFRMMQAVGGSMLNPVAMSIITNTFTDPRERARAIGVWGAVVGISMAAGPLVGGVLVESVGWRSIFWVNLPVGLAALLLTLRFVPESRAPKARRPDPLGQLMVIVLFGSLTYAIIEAPNAGLRTVLPFAVLALAALTGLLLHEPRRTDPLIELRFFRSAPFSGATVIAISAFAALGGFLFLSTLYLQNVRGLSALEAGLWMLPMAVPTFLCAPLSGRLVGSRGPRLPLLIAGGALTVSGTLFAAFEAETSDLTLFLGYVLFGIGFGFVNAPITNTAVSGMPRAQAGVAAAVASTSRQLGQTLGVAVVGAVLAAGVSGSSYRDTFVSAARPGWWILAACGLAVLVLGAVTSGRWAHRTAERTAERLRSPEVREAARAGT comes from the coding sequence ATGCCCGAGCTGACCCATCGCCGCCGCATGCTCGTGCTCGCCATCTGCTGCATGAGCCTGCTGATCGTGAGTATCGACAACACGATCCTCAACGTCGCCCTCCCCTCCATGCAGCGCGACCTGCACGCGAGCACGTCGGGCCTGCAGTGGGCCATCGACGCGTACACGCTGGTGCTGGCCGCGCTGCTGATGCTGGCCGGCTCCACCGCCGACCGGATCGGCCGCAAGCGGGTCTTCATGACCGGCCTGGTGATCTTCACGCTCGGCTCGCTGCTGTGCTCGCTGGCCCCCGACCTGTCCTCGCTGATCGTCTTCCGGATGATGCAGGCGGTGGGCGGTTCGATGCTCAACCCGGTCGCGATGTCGATCATCACCAACACCTTCACCGACCCGCGTGAGCGCGCCCGCGCGATCGGTGTCTGGGGTGCGGTGGTCGGCATCTCCATGGCCGCCGGTCCCCTGGTGGGCGGGGTGCTGGTGGAGTCGGTCGGCTGGCGCTCGATCTTCTGGGTCAACCTTCCGGTGGGCCTGGCCGCCCTCCTGCTCACCCTCCGCTTCGTCCCCGAGTCCCGCGCGCCGAAGGCCCGGCGCCCCGACCCGCTGGGCCAGCTGATGGTGATCGTGCTGTTCGGTTCCCTGACGTACGCGATCATCGAGGCGCCGAACGCCGGGTTGCGCACCGTGCTGCCCTTCGCGGTACTGGCGCTCGCCGCGCTGACCGGCCTGCTCCTGCACGAGCCCCGCCGCACCGACCCCCTCATCGAGCTGCGTTTCTTCCGGTCGGCGCCGTTCAGCGGGGCCACCGTCATAGCGATCAGCGCGTTCGCCGCGCTGGGCGGCTTCCTCTTCCTGTCCACGCTGTATCTCCAGAACGTGCGCGGACTGAGCGCCCTGGAGGCCGGCCTGTGGATGCTGCCGATGGCCGTCCCGACCTTCCTGTGTGCCCCGCTGTCCGGCCGGCTGGTCGGCAGCCGGGGGCCGCGCCTGCCCCTGCTGATCGCGGGCGGGGCACTGACCGTGAGCGGGACCCTCTTCGCCGCCTTCGAGGCCGAGACGTCCGACCTCACCCTCTTCCTCGGCTACGTCCTGTTCGGCATCGGCTTCGGCTTCGTCAACGCGCCCATCACCAACACCGCGGTCTCCGGCATGCCCAGGGCCCAGGCCGGGGTCGCCGCGGCCGTCGCCTCCACCAGCCGCCAGCTGGGCCAGACCCTCGGCGTGGCGGTGGTCGGCGCGGTGCTGGCGGCGGGCGTGAGCGGATCGTCGTACCGCGACACCTTCGTCTCCGCCGCCCGCCCCGGCTGGTGGATCCTGGCCGCCTGCGGCCTCGCGGTCCTCGTCCTCGGCGCCGTCACGAGCGGCCGCTGGGCCCACCGCACGGCGGAGCGGACGGCCGAGCGCCTCCGGTCGCCGGAGGTGCGGGAGGCGGCGCGGGCGGGGACGTGA
- a CDS encoding alkaline phosphatase family protein, translated as MPVITPFRRPPQTADDDPDTPGAPGPAPLKALTALGARLAHWRAWRSRHPRAAVVVRRVTTALSAILVCGALLLPNTPAALEPNRFARIPVEAVVAAVLLLCLPRVPRLVAAALFGTVLGALTVLNLLDMGFTEYLGRNFNLVLDWGLLDDAQSFVADSMGGATAAWAAVGAVVLAVSLLVLMALASVRLGELLAAHRERAARGALMTATVWMTCASLGLQTFGVPVATTSASRAMEAQAHRVVDTLRDEAAFAKEAEADRFGATPGAELVPDLRGKDMVFTFIESYGRSAIEDPVMAPGVDRTLDTSTAALAKAGFHARSGWLTSATYGGSSWLGHSTFLSGLWVDNQQRYRTVTAGDHLTLTKAFRKTGDWDTVGIMPGVQKAWPEADWHGLDKVYDAFDMGYRGPKFSWSTMPDQYALEAFQRLEHGRKRDRPLLAEVILTSSHQPWAPIPRMVGWDEVGDGSVYDGIEAAGVKAPDIITDSARSKEEYGKSIQYSVTSLTQWLERYGTDDTVLVFLGDHQPLARVSGNRASRDVPVSIVARDPKVLDAVDGWNWTEGLKPAHDAPVWKMSSFRDRFLTAYGSTPHPTRGK; from the coding sequence GTGCCCGTCATCACGCCATTCCGCCGGCCGCCGCAGACAGCCGACGACGATCCCGACACCCCTGGCGCACCCGGACCCGCCCCGCTGAAGGCCCTCACGGCCCTCGGGGCCCGCCTCGCCCACTGGCGCGCGTGGCGCTCCCGGCACCCGCGCGCCGCCGTCGTGGTCCGCCGGGTCACCACGGCCCTTTCGGCCATTCTGGTGTGCGGGGCGCTGCTGCTGCCGAACACGCCGGCGGCCCTGGAGCCCAACCGCTTCGCACGGATCCCGGTGGAGGCGGTCGTCGCGGCGGTGCTGCTGCTCTGCCTGCCCCGGGTGCCGCGCCTGGTGGCGGCCGCGCTGTTCGGGACCGTCCTGGGCGCGCTGACCGTGCTGAACCTGCTCGACATGGGCTTCACCGAGTACCTGGGCCGGAACTTCAACCTCGTCCTGGACTGGGGTCTGCTCGACGACGCCCAGTCGTTCGTGGCGGACTCGATGGGCGGGGCGACGGCGGCCTGGGCCGCGGTGGGCGCCGTCGTGCTGGCCGTCTCGCTGCTGGTGCTCATGGCGCTGGCGTCGGTCCGGCTCGGCGAACTGCTCGCCGCGCACCGGGAACGGGCGGCCCGGGGCGCGCTGATGACGGCCACCGTGTGGATGACCTGCGCCTCGCTGGGCCTGCAGACCTTCGGCGTGCCGGTGGCCACCACCAGTGCCTCCCGGGCGATGGAGGCGCAGGCGCACCGGGTCGTGGACACGCTGCGGGACGAGGCGGCCTTCGCGAAGGAGGCGGAGGCGGACCGCTTCGGCGCCACACCCGGCGCCGAGCTGGTGCCGGACCTGCGCGGCAAGGACATGGTCTTCACGTTCATCGAGAGCTACGGCCGCAGCGCCATCGAGGACCCGGTGATGGCACCGGGTGTCGACCGGACCCTGGACACGAGCACCGCGGCGCTGGCGAAGGCGGGCTTCCACGCCCGCAGCGGCTGGCTGACCTCGGCGACGTACGGCGGCAGCAGCTGGCTCGGGCACTCCACCTTCCTGTCCGGCCTGTGGGTGGACAACCAGCAGCGCTACCGCACCGTCACCGCCGGCGACCACCTCACGCTCACCAAGGCCTTCCGGAAGACCGGCGACTGGGACACGGTCGGGATCATGCCGGGGGTGCAGAAGGCCTGGCCGGAGGCGGACTGGCACGGGCTCGACAAGGTCTACGACGCGTTCGACATGGGCTACCGGGGGCCGAAGTTCAGCTGGTCGACGATGCCGGACCAGTACGCGCTGGAGGCGTTCCAGCGCCTGGAGCACGGCAGGAAGCGCGACCGGCCGCTGCTGGCGGAGGTCATCCTCACCTCCAGCCACCAGCCCTGGGCGCCGATCCCGAGGATGGTCGGCTGGGACGAGGTCGGCGACGGGTCGGTGTACGACGGCATCGAGGCGGCGGGCGTGAAGGCGCCCGACATCATCACCGACTCCGCCCGCTCGAAGGAGGAGTACGGCAAGTCGATCCAGTACTCGGTCACCAGCCTCACCCAGTGGCTGGAGCGCTACGGCACCGACGACACCGTCCTCGTGTTCCTCGGCGACCACCAGCCGCTCGCCCGCGTCAGCGGGAACCGGGCGAGCCGGGACGTCCCGGTGTCGATCGTCGCCAGGGACCCGAAGGTGCTCGACGCGGTCGACGGCTGGAACTGGACAGAGGGGCTGAAACCGGCCCACGACGCCCCGGTGTGGAAGATGAGTTCCTTCCGCGACCGCTTCCTGACCGCGTACGGCTCCACCCCGCATCCCACTCGGGGAAAATGA